Proteins found in one bacterium genomic segment:
- the hslV gene encoding ATP-dependent protease subunit HslV encodes MRNRGTTIIAVRHKGEVAIGGDGQVSFGEAVVKHKAKKIRRMYEDKVLAGFAGTAADAFTLFERFEGKLKEFRGNLPRAAVEMAKDWRKDKFLRRLEAHLAVVDKEHSFIISGSGDVLEPDDGVVGIGSGGNYAVAAARALIKYADLNAEAVVKEALTIASEICVYTNDQITVERL; translated from the coding sequence ATCCGAAATAGGGGGACTACCATAATTGCGGTCAGACACAAAGGAGAGGTAGCTATCGGAGGTGACGGCCAGGTCAGTTTCGGTGAAGCGGTGGTGAAGCATAAGGCCAAAAAGATAAGACGGATGTATGAAGACAAGGTCCTGGCCGGGTTTGCCGGAACAGCGGCTGATGCCTTTACCCTATTTGAAAGATTTGAAGGCAAATTAAAGGAGTTTCGGGGCAATCTCCCGCGAGCCGCCGTAGAAATGGCTAAGGACTGGCGAAAAGATAAATTCTTAAGGAGATTAGAGGCCCATTTGGCGGTGGTAGATAAGGAGCATTCCTTTATTATCTCCGGCAGTGGTGATGTCCTGGAGCCGGATGATGGGGTTGTGGGCATCGGTTCGGGCGGGAACTATGCGGTGGCGGCCGCCAGGGCTTTGATCAAGTATGCGGATTTAAATGCGGAAGCTGTTGTTAAAGAGGCGCTTACTATTGCCTCAGAGATATGCGTCTATACCAATGACCAGATTACGGTCGAGCGACTTTAA
- the hslU gene encoding ATP-dependent protease ATPase subunit HslU: MNGLTPKEIVKELDKYIIGQDEAKRAVAIALRNRARRQQLPEELREEVAPKNIIMIGPTGVGKTEIARRLAKLAQAPFVKVEATKFTEVGYVGRDVESMVRDLTGMAVNMVRAEEMSKVEDKAAQAAEDRLLDLLLPKSRSRKKKSPEDSLMRELGLDVEAMQEESRETTREKFRKQLQEGKLDHRMVEIETKESGLPNVEVFAAAGLEGFDLNFNEIFSNIIPPKVKRRKVKVNEAQRILAHEEAQKLIDMEEVTKLAIKKVEDSGIIFLDEIDKITGSGGGVGPDVSREGVQRDILPIVEGSTVATRYGHVKTDHILFIAAGTFHHSKPSDLIPELQGRFPIRVELSSLTDKDFKRILTEPESALIKQYVALLATEGVKVEFLPEAIDEIAQIASQVNEGTENIGARRLHTILERVMEEISFNAPEDGKKMTIDAAYVRQRLEEVVRDEDLSRYIL, translated from the coding sequence ATTAATGGCTTAACGCCGAAGGAGATTGTTAAAGAACTGGATAAATATATTATTGGTCAGGACGAGGCCAAGCGTGCCGTAGCTATTGCCTTGCGCAACCGGGCCAGGCGGCAGCAGTTGCCGGAAGAATTGCGGGAAGAGGTGGCGCCCAAAAATATCATTATGATCGGCCCTACAGGGGTGGGAAAGACAGAGATCGCCCGGAGACTGGCCAAATTGGCCCAGGCCCCTTTTGTCAAAGTGGAGGCCACCAAGTTTACTGAGGTGGGTTATGTTGGCCGGGATGTAGAGTCTATGGTCAGGGATCTGACCGGAATGGCCGTGAATATGGTTAGGGCTGAGGAGATGAGTAAAGTGGAGGATAAGGCCGCTCAGGCCGCCGAAGACAGGCTCCTTGACCTCTTGCTTCCCAAATCCCGATCCCGAAAGAAAAAGTCGCCCGAGGATTCCCTGATGAGGGAGTTGGGTTTGGACGTGGAAGCTATGCAGGAAGAAAGTAGAGAGACAACCCGGGAAAAATTTAGGAAGCAGCTTCAAGAGGGTAAGCTTGACCACCGGATGGTTGAAATCGAAACGAAAGAGAGTGGTCTGCCCAATGTAGAGGTGTTTGCAGCGGCTGGCCTGGAAGGGTTTGACCTCAATTTTAATGAAATCTTTTCTAATATTATCCCGCCTAAGGTCAAGCGGAGGAAAGTAAAAGTCAATGAGGCCCAACGTATCCTGGCTCATGAAGAGGCCCAGAAGTTGATTGATATGGAAGAGGTAACCAAACTGGCCATAAAAAAGGTGGAAGATAGTGGGATTATATTTCTGGATGAGATAGATAAGATTACCGGTTCCGGAGGCGGCGTCGGGCCAGATGTTTCACGAGAGGGCGTCCAACGGGATATTCTACCTATTGTTGAGGGGTCAACCGTCGCTACCCGATATGGGCATGTGAAGACAGATCATATTCTTTTCATTGCGGCTGGGACCTTTCATCATTCTAAACCCAGCGATCTCATCCCTGAACTTCAGGGTAGATTCCCCATCAGAGTAGAGCTTTCCTCTTTAACTGATAAGGATTTCAAGCGAATCCTGACCGAGCCGGAGAGCGCCTTGATTAAACAATATGTAGCCCTACTGGCTACCGAGGGAGTAAAGGTAGAGTTCCTTCCTGAGGCCATTGATGAGATAGCCCAAATTGCCTCGCAAGTTAATGAAGGCACAGAGAATATAGGGGCCAGGCGTTTGCATACTATCCTTGAGCGGGTAATGGAAGAAATATCTTTCAATGCACCAGAGGATGGTAAGAAGATGACTATTGACGCGGCTTACGTTCGTCAGAGATTGGAAGAAGTGGTCAGAGACGAGGATCTGTCGAGGTATATCCTTTAA
- the flgB gene encoding flagellar basal body rod protein FlgB yields MFNDSSMMQTINILHQGLNTASLRHEVISHNIANVNTPGYKSRQVNFETHLRSALHEEGELESISTNPRHIHFGGWPDPSNVGAEIVVNDDLFYRNDTNSVDIDQETSIMAKNTIMYNALSTNIGGFFRTLREVIRSGAGGA; encoded by the coding sequence ATGTTCAATGACTCATCGATGATGCAAACCATCAATATCCTGCATCAGGGTCTTAATACGGCCTCACTCCGCCACGAAGTCATCTCGCACAACATCGCCAATGTCAATACACCTGGTTACAAATCCCGACAAGTGAATTTTGAAACACATCTGAGAAGTGCCCTCCATGAAGAGGGTGAGTTAGAGTCTATTTCTACTAACCCGAGACATATCCACTTTGGGGGTTGGCCTGATCCGTCTAATGTCGGCGCTGAGATTGTGGTTAATGACGACCTCTTTTACCGGAATGACACCAATAGCGTGGATATCGATCAGGAGACCTCTATTATGGCCAAGAATACCATCATGTATAATGCCTTATCTACCAACATAGGTGGATTCTTCAGGACCCTTCGAGAGGTGATCAGAAGTGGAGCGGGCGGCGCCTAA
- the flgC gene encoding flagellar basal body rod protein FlgC, whose amino-acid sequence MGIVGRSRRPEAAGRLFTAIDASGSGMTAERLRMDIIANNIANVNSTRTPEGGPYRREQAIFTPRPAGWHFPIPFGNILNLVDQLKANQTDPKHIPFEDEIGSGPYPRRGVRVLAIVKDQSPFRMEYQPGHPDADKRGYVQMPNVNIVHEMTDMISASRAYEANVSAVQSAKNMMMRALQIGRA is encoded by the coding sequence ATGGGCATAGTTGGTCGAAGTAGGAGACCTGAAGCAGCCGGGAGACTCTTTACCGCCATTGATGCCAGTGGCTCAGGGATGACGGCAGAGCGTCTTCGGATGGACATAATCGCCAACAATATTGCCAATGTCAATTCGACCCGAACACCGGAAGGAGGTCCCTATCGTCGAGAACAAGCCATCTTTACCCCCAGGCCGGCGGGTTGGCATTTTCCTATCCCCTTTGGTAATATTTTAAATTTGGTCGATCAATTGAAAGCTAACCAAACTGATCCCAAGCATATCCCTTTTGAAGACGAAATTGGTTCAGGCCCCTACCCTCGACGAGGGGTGAGGGTTTTAGCCATTGTCAAGGATCAGTCTCCCTTTCGGATGGAATATCAACCTGGGCATCCTGATGCCGATAAGAGAGGATATGTGCAGATGCCCAATGTTAATATAGTCCATGAGATGACCGATATGATATCGGCTTCCAGGGCCTACGAGGCCAATGTCTCAGCCGTGCAGTCAGCCAAAAATATGATGATGAGGGCACTTCAGATAGGCAGAGCGTAA